The DNA segment AGACCGCATCAAGGCTAACCAGTATCAGGAGCAACTTATTTACATAGGGCACAAAAGGCCGGTCAGCCAGTTCCACAAGATGGAACGTAAATGCCACCACGCAAACCAACATGGACATCACACATATGTAATGCAAACTGGTAAAACAGGAGTAGGAAAAATACTCCACACTCATAACGCTTGCCAAATAAGTCAAGACAACCAAAGAACAGAAAGTACAGGTAACACCCAGCAGTCTACCTGCCGGTCCGCCTTTCTTAAACGATAGCACGGCCCCCAGTATGTCGAGCCCCATAAAGCCAAGGGCCGTTACCAGAAAGCCAATCTGGAACATCGTCATAAATACCTCAAATACTCCTTACAGAGGTAGATATAATATTTTTACACCGCGTTGTAAGTTTTTCTTAAGAAAAAAGCGTCATAAAACAAGAAGCCCGCGACAACCATCGCGAGCTTTTTTCGTAAAGCCTCTAGCCACGTAGTGGCGACCTCATACCTCAAAGGCCAAAGGCCGCCCTCAAAGCGAAGCGACCTGATTACAGGTCAACCACTTCAGTCCAGCCGAACGGGTCTTCAGCTTCACCGAACTGGATAGCGGTGTACTTGGTGAAGAGTTCGGTGCAGACTGGGCCCGGATTCTTGCCATCGCCGTAGGTGAATTCCTTGCCAGCAACGGGGTCCACGATCTTCTTGATCGGGGTAATCACAGCTGCGGTACCGCATTCAGCTGCTTCGCTGAAGTCAGCCAGTTCTTCGAAAGCCACCGGACGCTTTTCAACAGTGTAGCCCAGGTATTCGGCCAGCTGCTGCAAGCTCTTGTTGGTGATAGACGGCAAGATGGATTCGGACTTCGGGGTAATGTAGGACTTGCCCTTGATACCGAAGAAGTTTGCCGGACCACATTCGTCGATGTACTTCTTTTCCTTGGCATCCAGATAGATGGTGCTGGAGTAGCCCAGCTTCTTGGCTTCGGCAAGAGACTGGAGGGAAGCAGCGTAGTTACCGCCAACCTTCACAGTACCGGTACCCTGAGGAGCGGCGCGGTCGTAGTTACGGCTGATCATCATGTCAACAGGCTTGAAGCCATCCTTGAAGTAGGGGCCAACCGGGCAGACGAACATCATGAACAGGTATTCGTCGGAGGGCTTCACGCCAACTTCTGCGCCAGTACCGATGAGGAGCGGGCGGATGTAAAGGGTTGCGCCATGGCCATAGGGCGGAACGAAGCGAGCATTCAGCTTGGTCACCAGGTGAGCCATTTCGCGGAAAAGTTCGATAGGCGGAACAGCCATGAGGACGCGGTTTGCAGTGCTCTGCATGCGCTTTGCATTTTCATCCACGCGGAACAGACGGACCTTGCCATCCTTGCCGGTGTAAGCCTTCAGGCCTTCGAAACCTTCCTGACCGTAGTGGAGGCAGGTAGCGGCCATGTGGATGCTGATGTTCTTGTCGGAGGAAACTTCAATCTTGCCCCACTGGCCATTGCGGTAGTAGCAACGAACGTTGTAATCGGTGTCGGAGTAACCGAAGGGGAGAGTCTTCCAATCGACATTATTCAAATCAATCTGCATATTTGCGACCTTTTATAAGGCGTCACAAGGCGCCAGAGTTAAAAATTTCTGTTTGAAATTTATAAAAGTTCACGTAATCGGCAACAAAAAATCATAAAAACCCTGTGATTTTTATGGCAAAACATTCAAGGGATACAAGTCGAAGGCTTTCAAATTCAACCCAAAGCCAAGGGCTTCATCGATTTAGCCTGTTTATGCTGATTTTACCCATAAATTGCCGAAAAGAATCGCATTTATAGGTAAAAATTCACGCTAAAGAAGAAAATTCTTGTAAAACACTCTTGGAAAGCCCCTGAATAAGGCCGTTTTTGGCCAAAAATACAGTTCATTTGCCCGAAAACGCCTCGTTTCATCACGCACAAACTAAAATCCTACCTATAAACACCAAAATTTTGGGAAATTTATAGGTAATTTCTTAAAAACCTAGGACCTTTCAGCATGTATTTTTTCAAAATCCTCACGGATCTGTTTAACTTCAGCGATCAGCTGTTCCTTGCTCGGCATGTAAAGTTTGAACTCACTTGCTAGAATGGTCTCGTTATCTTCGGGCAAGGTCATCTTCAAGGAGAATTCTTCTTTGCCTTGCGATAAAGGCAAAACCGTTTCCAAGTTCCAACAAGAAACGCTGCAGGTGATTGATGATGGCTGTTTCAAGATCCCTCTCGTAATATTCAGGGTTTCGTTCCAAGCCCAGGAATTCCAAGACCATGGGATCCTTGATAACTTCCTGAGGTGTTTCTGGAATACGCTGCTTGCGAGCCACAGCCAGGACTTTTTCCTTGTCAGAACTCATCAAGAGACGTTCATAAAGCTGAGAATGAATCTGGCGTTCTAGTTCACGGCTGGTCCAGGCGTTATTGATCGTTTCCAGTTCATAATATTCACGTTTTTCAGGATCATCAATCTTAATCAAATCTCGATATTGCGTCCAGTTCAATTGCGAACGCACTGCGTTCGCAATTGGATACAGGGTATAAAAACGCCTGCACATTTCCAACTGACGCACAGAAAATCCGCTGCCATACTCCGGTTCCAGCTCCTTGGAAAGGTTTTTCAAGAGAAACGAACCATAATCAGCCCGTTTCTTGCCTTTCTGTTC comes from the Fibrobacter sp. UWH6 genome and includes:
- a CDS encoding branched-chain amino acid aminotransferase, which translates into the protein MNNVDWKTLPFGYSDTDYNVRCYYRNGQWGKIEVSSDKNISIHMAATCLHYGQEGFEGLKAYTGKDGKVRLFRVDENAKRMQSTANRVLMAVPPIELFREMAHLVTKLNARFVPPYGHGATLYIRPLLIGTGAEVGVKPSDEYLFMMFVCPVGPYFKDGFKPVDMMISRNYDRAAPQGTGTVKVGGNYAASLQSLAEAKKLGYSSTIYLDAKEKKYIDECGPANFFGIKGKSYITPKSESILPSITNKSLQQLAEYLGYTVEKRPVAFEELADFSEAAECGTAAVITPIKKIVDPVAGKEFTYGDGKNPGPVCTELFTKYTAIQFGEAEDPFGWTEVVDL
- a CDS encoding PDDEXK nuclease domain-containing protein, whose protein sequence is MTKKSVETINKSFVLDIRGIIEQSRRNAVRSVDFCRVQMYWNIGRRIQVEEQKGKKRADYGSFLLKNLSKELEPEYGSGFSVRQLEMCRRFYTLYPIANAVRSQLNWTQYRDLIKIDDPEKREYYELETINNAWTSRELERQIHSQLYERLLMSSDKEKVLAVARKQRIPETPQEVIKDPMVLEFLGLERNPEYYERDLETAIINHLQRFLLELGNGFAFIARQRRILLEDDLARR